The Rhinoderma darwinii isolate aRhiDar2 chromosome 8, aRhiDar2.hap1, whole genome shotgun sequence genome has a window encoding:
- the LOC142658695 gene encoding gap junction alpha-3 protein-like has translation MGDWNLLGKLLEKAQEHSTVVGKVWLTVLFIFRILVLGSAAEKVWGDEQSGFTCDTKQPGCQNVCYDKTFPISHIRFWVLQIIFVSTPTLIYLGHILHLVRLEEKQRLKEKLRQSKGSPESDKQLLLEPTKPSKPPLKDEMGKVRLRGALLSTYVFNVLFKTLFEVGFIVAQYFLYGFQLQPLYTCSRWPCPNTVNCYISRPTEKTIFILFMLAVACLSLLLNLIEIYYLGFTKCRQGLSGSHYESVAKLPTKTGSITHTHIIPHYPLYSPSEKGSSFNPSLPFPLSSSKNTPSAIDSSQAARKQNRENQAVERNGIPEMNVALESGSELDHHEQQRMQSRTSRQSSTRSRPGVLAV, from the coding sequence ATGGGAGACTGGAACTTGCTAGGAAAACTTCTTGAGAAAGCACAAGAACATTCTACAGTCGTGGGCAAAGTCTGGTTAACAGTCCTGTTTATTTTCCGAATACTTGTCTTAGGATCAGCAGCGGAAAAAGTTTGGGGAGATGAGCAGTCTGGCTTCACCTGCGATACAAAACAACCTGGTTGTCAGAACGTGTGCTATGATAAAACATTCCCAATTTCACACATTCGCTTTTGGGTGCTTCAGATTATTTTTGTATCAACGCCAACCCTCATTTACCTAGGACATATCCTACACCTTGTACGCTTAGAAGAAAAGCAGAGGCTAAAGGAAAAGTTACGTCAAAGCAAGGGAAGCCCTGAGAGTGACAAACAGTTACTCCTTGAGCCAACAAAACCCTCAAAACCACCACTCAAAGATGAAATGGGCAAAGTGCGTTTGCGAGGGGCACTTCTAAGTACATACGTTTTTAAcgttcttttcaaaactttatTTGAGGTAGGATTCATTGTGGCCCAGTATTTTCTGTATGGATTTCAGCTGCAGCCACTCTACACCTGTAGCCGCTGGCCTTGTCCGAACACTGTGAATTGCTACATTTCACGTCCTACAGAAAAGACGATATTCATTCTCTTCATGTTGGCGGTAGCATGCTTGTCTCTGCTGCTCAACTTGATTGAGATTTACTATCTGGGATTCACTAAGTGCAGACAAGGCCTATCAGGCTCACATTATGAGTCCGTGGCCAAACTTCCAACAAAGACTGGGAGCATCACTCATACGCATATTATTCCACATTACCCCCTCTACTCTCCTTCTGAGAAAGGATCCAGTTTTAACCCCTCTCTGCCATTTCCCCTCTCCTCCAGTAAGAACACACCATCTGCCATAGATAGTAGCCAGGCTGCAAGGAAGCAAAACCGAGAGAACCAAGCTGTTGAACGGAATGGTATTCCAGAGATGAACGTCGCACTAGAGAGTGGAAGTGAACTGGATCATCACGAACAGCAGAGGATGCAAAGCAGAACCAGCAGGCAGAGTAGCACCAGATCAAGGCCAGGGGTGCTTGCAGTGTAA